The following nucleotide sequence is from Zea mays cultivar B73 chromosome 1, Zm-B73-REFERENCE-NAM-5.0, whole genome shotgun sequence.
cAATCCATGTTGATTGAGTAGGATTATGTGGGTTTAAATCTCaatcaagtcaaacttcttcttaattttttccaatcccatccaatttaTGTGTAATGGGATAACCAAACAAGGCATTATTTGCTTGGGACCTGGTAAATCTGCCTGGGCCAGACACGTCCTCAGATCGTCGATTTCGAGTGCCTGGCAGTTGGATGCATCTGCATGGCCGGCACGCCTAGGCCAGGTCACCAACCAAACACGCCATTAGTCACTGCCGTATCGACTGCTTAATAACAATTgcgagtattaaatatagtttaattataaaactaattgcaTGGATGAAGACTAAAAAACAAGATTAATTTGTTAAATCTAATTAAGCATATATTTAATATTCATTTAATATTCAAACATGTAATATGACACGAACTAACCTTTATTAGAGAAATCAAATACCTAATTAGTGTTATATTAAATGTTTGAATATTAATTATGAGTgttaaatataaatttaattagatttaataaatttgtcttatcttttagtcTTCAATAATATAGTTTTCAATAATTATATGATAGTTAATATATGTAATTATCAATCAAATAAACGTTTGATATGATATGTACTGAGTTTTAGTACTAGTATGAACCAAACAGCCAAGCCTTACTGGTGTGCCTGGCACGCAGGCCGCGTGGATCCTGCACAGCCGGACCACAAAACCCCGCCCCACCAGGCCACCACGGACAACCACACCCCTCCAGTCTCCACCCTGCTCCGCTCTTGCTCCCGCTAGTTGCAGTTCGTCGCCGGCCGCAACCCCTCTCCCCCGCCGTTTGGGGTTCGCCTCCGTCGCTGCTGCAGGAGCTAGGGTTTCCGGCGTGGGCAACCGGGGTATGTGCAGCAGCTGCCGCACTGCAGGATCTAGGGTTCCGACGACTCCGCTCACGGATGGAGGGTGGTAGAAGGGCGAGCGAATCCCTCTCGGTACATCTCCATTCCTCCTTATGTTTTTCTTCTTCACGCGGCGTGCCTCGCTTCTGTGCCGCAGTGTGCGAGGCTTGTAGTGGGTCATCCGGGGCGCGCGCCTGTAGCTTGGTGCCTTGGTGGTTTAGGGTTTGGGATGGGTGGCGCTTGAGCTTAGCCACCTTGTTTTCGGGTTGTTTTGAAGGCGTAGTTACGGATTACAGCTTGGCACTCGGAATTAGGGTTTGGAGCCTTTTATTTTCAGTAGCCTCGTGTGCTTTGCGGTCAGACTGGTTGAGGGCTTGGTTCAATCCGACTGCTGTAAACCAAAGCTTTACTTGCAAGTAATGTTTTGCTGGGAGTTCAGTGCTAGTGAGCGCATGGTCCTGGGGTCAAAATGCACCGCACATGTTCTATTCATCAGCCAGGAGGGGGTATGGTCTTAGTTGACGGAGAATGCTCTAGAAAATGTAGAATTTGCACTTCACTTTTGGCGTTTTTAAAACAGCCACACATATGTTCAGTGCGAATTGCAATTTTGTGCGGGTCATTTGGTATGCAACAATCATCATTACTGGGTACTAGGTGGCAGTCTTATAGAGACGTCTGAGATGCTGCCTACTGCCTAAAATACTATCTCGCTCTCTCACATACACTGATATACACTCACACATGTTTTGTGCAATGATTTTCACACATCTGCCTGGGTAGTTTTGCTCCCATATATGAATTATGTTATATATAAATATGGTTCTCCGATATTTTTTGCTTGTATTTTGTAGGCATACACCCATGGATCATGATGATACTGATTTTCAGAGCCAAAACTTTCAACTAGCTGGTGAAGGCAGTAACAAATTCTCATCAGGTTTGCGACCATTTGCACTACCAAAACTTGATATTGAGGACCAATTACAAGGCCATCTTCGATTTGATAATTTGATAGATACAGAAGCATTTTTCAGTGTACAAGGGCACGGGAATAGTTGGATTGAGGTTCTGTCCACTGGAAGCAGTGTTGTTGATTTTAGCTCTAGCGCAGCTGAATCTTGCTCAATATCTAAAACTAATAATGTCTGGTCAGAGGCAACATCCACTGAATCTGTCGAAATGCTATTGAAATCGGTGGGAGAAAATGAGACAACTGGTGACATGGATAATAATGCCCACCTTAAGTTAAGTGGTATGGACAGTCAAATTGATCAATCGAGTGTCCATCCTAAATCTAGTAACTCCCTGCCAGATAGTACTGTAGTGCCAACTGAGGAAGATCAGTCTTTGAGTACTCATTCTAGAATGACAGACGATCTTGATCGTTCTCAGATATCTCATTCTATAATGACTGCCGACCTTTCAAACACCGAGAGTCAGCTTGAACATTTTCGGCCTTTCTTAATGGACAAGAAAGCTGAGCAGGCAGTGGATTCTGTTGGTGAGAAGTGCATTGCAGGTGAGAAGTTGTCCTCTTCAAACAACGCACCAGGAAGCTACCCAGCCATTGACAACTATTTTGGGGCAGGTCATGATGATCGTTCTTTGGACAAACTTAATATACCCTCAACTGGAGTAGATTCAAAGAACTTGAATAATGAACCTTTCCCAGAGTTGGCTCCCCTGCAGAACATATATACTGATTCATATCACTTCAAGGAAGATACTACAGAATCCGAGGCTGGTGTTACTCCTCAAGATTCAAAGTTTCGTCATATCAACGAAAATAAAGTTGAAGGTGGACTACAAGAACTGCAAAGTTTGTCATGTGCTGGTCAGTCCTTGGGCGCTGTAAACTTGTCTAGTCAAGCAAGCAATGAAACTCTTTTGTCAGAAAGTTCTGATGGATTGCTAGAGGCCATAACAAATCCAGTTAAGATGCTGCACAGGAGTGATGATACTTGCAATAAAGTGAACAGCACTCCTCAACCATCTTTTTCAGCAGTGCAACATGGAGCTGAAGGCCTGGAAAATTCAGTTCACAGGAGCAATGAGTTCGTTGTTAAGGAGTTTAGTATCGGTTCAAATTCTCTTTTATCTCACCAACCTGAGGCAGACCCAAAATTTTTTAATCCACATCCTATTAGTTCTCTGTCTCCGAAAAGTAAAATTTCCGATGCCACTTGTGTTCCTGAAGAAACAAAGAATGTTGGATCCAATAGTATAAACACCTGCTGTACAGGTGATGAATCAAAACATGTAGTGTTGGAGAACCGACAATATTCTGTTGACAACCTAAAAAGTGGTGACATGGGAGAAAAGATGTCTGGGGAGGAAATACCCGCAGTTTCAGGGAACATTGATCAAATGATAGAGAATGATCATGAAGAAAAGGCTGCCAATGCTACTGGTACATCCAAAGATAAGGTTGACCCTTCTGACAGTATTGCACTTGAAAACTTTGCAGCTGACACTTTCAATGCTTCAGAGGATTCAGACATTCCGTCACTAAATCATAAGAGGTCATTTGAGGAACATGAATCTTCTGCTTTAGGAGTGGAGCCTAAAAACACAAATTTACTCCAATCTACTTCTGGGCTTCAAGAGAAAATTTCAGCATCAGTGATCAGTTCTAGTAGTGGCATCACACCTACCATTGTTACTGACAACTTTGATATTTCTGAGGATAAAAATGGCTGTTCAATAGGTGTTTCTTCTGTTGATTCTCCTGCTTTACTAGCTGAGAAGGATTTGAATATGTCCACAGTGAATACTGAGGAGCCATTCAAGGAAGGGGTTAAGTCCGCTTTAGGAGATCAACACAATGGTATTTCTTCTGGCTCTGGACAAGGAGGGGAAATGCCAGCTGTCCCAATGGACTCAAAGATTGCCGTGTATAGTGGTACTGTTTCTGCTACAGAAAGGGAGAAATTCAAGGAGCAGCCTAATTCTTTGGGTTGTTTGACCACAGGAGAAACTCAGGATAAATCAGGTGAGTCTTTTCTTGTAAAACTGACAATGCTGGGATTCATTCAGGTAACCATCCACATGCTCATTCACTGAAATGCCAGACTGATAGATCTTCAATACTTGCAGATAGTATGGATCCAACCACAGCATCTACATTGGGTGGAAAGGTGGCTGTGAAGATTGTAAAAACTCCACTGAATGCAAGTGATGATTTGAATGCACATATGCAAGGTCAGTTGTTTGATCTAGCACAATGTCATTGCAGTTATTTTCATTCCCCCTTTCACCAGTTCTTAGCAGAAAGATAGATGTTCCAAACTTGACACATTTATGGTCTAGCATGTATGGATCACAATGTCTTTCCTAGTATGAGCCAGGTGCACAATAGGTCATTTGCGAGGCTTATCTTAGTCATTATGGTGCCACTTATATTCTGTTATCACTTTTTGACCTGTCCAATGTGCATGTTAGGCTTCAGGAGTGAAAAAAGGTAGATGGTTAGTGACTTTAATCCTCGACCTGAGTGTAGTAACTTAGATCGGGAGATGGAGTGATAGACACATCTATATAAAGCTGGTATCCTCAGCATACTCTATTATGCTTTCTAAGTCTCTATAGAGCTGGGACAAAATCTATTGGTCCTACTAAGTGTTACATGCTAATATAGACACCAACTGTTGTCAATGCAAAGTGACATGTTTTTTTTGGGTACAGATATAGTGTTAAATCAAGGTACAGATTGTAGTTCTGGTACTGTGCCATCTCAAGGAAACGAAGGCTCAAGCTTATTGGAACCTGGTAATGGTGATGGAATCTGCACTGGGGTTACATGTGGGTCCCCTTCAGTGATTAGTTGTGCTGAATCCTGTCCCCAAGAAGGTGGACATGGCAGCACTGCTTTACTTCATCACACACTATGTGGGCAATCTGAGGATCCTGAAGATCATGGGGCCTCAGTTGATGGTATCCAGAGCTCAAAACAATGCAATACCAGAAATATAGAATCTGCACCTGGTTCTCAGGAGACTAGTGCAGCAGGAGGTGATAGAAGCTTCTCATTTGAGGTGGGAGCTCCACCAAATGTTGCTGAGAAAGCCCATAGCCCTGTTTGGAGCCCTTTCCCTAAATACATTACTTCTCAGAGTAGCAAGgtctctctctttttctctctaTCTGTGCATGCACACTTGTATGACATATATTAACATGGTTTTGTTCAAATTTTAGATGGCCACAGAAAATACTCAAGCTGGAGGTTCTTTGAAGGATACTAGTGATGATAGTAAGAAAATATCTACTGTGGAGTCTGGTAAAGAACAGCTATCAGAAAGGAAAGTAACTGAAAGTTCTGGGGGTGGCCTCTCAGACAACTGCAATATAGACGACATCATTAAGGGTAGAAGTTCACCGCCGCGGCAGCATCCAATCCCTGAGTGTTCTGGTATGAAAATCTCTTACGTTTTGACAGTTTTGAAGCTATTAACAATTTAATTGACTAGAATATTTCAGTTTCTTCTGCAGATTTAGTGAATTTTCCATTCACAGATCCACAGCATTTGCAGCTACGTGCACAGATATTTGTTTATGGAGCTCTTATGTGAGTTATAATTCTTTTAAGTTACTAATATCCCAAATGTATGAATCCTTATAGCCTTATCTCACATGCACCAATTATAAATCTGTGATAAACCCAATGCACATATCACCTGATTCTTCCATTTCTGCTCCTTCTTAATTGTACCCTAACCAGTGCAGTAAACTTGTCACATATCTAACTCTAGCGGTAAGTGTGATAAACTCCAATGCACATATCACCTGATTCTTCCATTTCTGCCCCTTCTTAATTGCACCCTAACCAGTGCAGTAAACTTGTCACATATCTAACTCTAGCGGTAAGTGATGAGCAATAGTGCCACCCTTTATCTTAATGCTTGTGCCCAAGACAAAATTGATATATGCGATTGGTTGGAGTATTTATTTGTATAATGTGATATAATATAAGTTATTTTTCTTTGAGCAGTCAAGGAACACCACCAGGAGAGGCTTACATGGTGGCGGCTTTTGGAGAACCTGGTTTGTCTGATTTCACTGTTTAATGTAGTCCTCTTCCGCGCTCTATGTATCTTATAGATTTTGTGTTACATGAACAGTAGGTGGTGGCAAACCTACATGGGAGGCTGCTTGGCGAGCTGCTTTTGAAAGATTTCAGTATAAAAAATCACCTCATGTCAGTTTAGAGACTCCCACAAGTTCACTTATAGGTAAATATATGAATGACAGTGGAACAATATTGCCAGACAtatatttttttctatttttttctgACCAGCCGAGCTTGCAGGTAGTTCTGTGCCTGAGAAAGCTAGCAAAGGTACAGCAATTACAACTGTGCCAGCTAGCAAAAAAGTTGGTAAAACTGTGGCGCCAGCACATCCTGCTGTAACCCTACACTCTCCAACTTCTGATTTTCCTTTTGGTAGTTCTACATTTAATCTGCAACGAGGCACTCATCTGGATTTTAGCCAGGCAGTATCACCATTTGCGTATAATTCACACATGAGACATCCGTCTCCTGGTGTTGCCCCCTGGTATACGCAGAGCCCTGGTCCACGCCCTGCAGCCTGGTTAATTCCACCACAAAACTTAATATTTGATTCATCAATGCAACCGGTTATTCCTACAAATGAAACTGCGAAGGGTGCATCATCCAAAAACATATCCGTTTCACATACTGTTTCATCTGGTGTTCTTCCCAGCCTGGCACCTTCTATTGTTTCTTCTCCAATAGCAGTTGTGAGTGATGGAAAACAGAAGGCTGCTTCTAGCTCTAAGCGTGGCACAACATCACAAAAgtcaagaaaaaaaaagaaagcttcagcaagttCAGAACAGCAACCTGTAATTGCTTCTCCTCATCTCAAAATGAACATGCCATCTTTTACTCCTGCCATTAAGCACACAGCAGGATTGACCTTATGCGGTAGCAAGCCTGTTCCTAACATGGGCCAGATTGCCTCTGAACATAACTACCAGATCACTGGTGGTATGGATAGTGATCAAAGAATCATCTTTTCAGAACAGATCCGTGGTGCAGTAGAACAATCAGCTGCACAAGCTAAAAGTGCAAGCATTGACTCAGTGGAGGCAGTTAAGCACAAGGAG
It contains:
- the LOC103637646 gene encoding uncharacterized protein isoform X1, translated to MDHDDTDFQSQNFQLAGEGSNKFSSGLRPFALPKLDIEDQLQGHLRFDNLIDTEAFFSVQGHGNSWIEVLSTGSSVVDFSSSAAESCSISKTNNVWSEATSTESVEMLLKSVGENETTGDMDNNAHLKLSGMDSQIDQSSVHPKSSNSLPDSTVVPTEEDQSLSTHSRMTDDLDRSQISHSIMTADLSNTESQLEHFRPFLMDKKAEQAVDSVGEKCIAGEKLSSSNNAPGSYPAIDNYFGAGHDDRSLDKLNIPSTGVDSKNLNNEPFPELAPLQNIYTDSYHFKEDTTESEAGVTPQDSKFRHINENKVEGGLQELQSLSCAGQSLGAVNLSSQASNETLLSESSDGLLEAITNPVKMLHRSDDTCNKVNSTPQPSFSAVQHGAEGLENSVHRSNEFVVKEFSIGSNSLLSHQPEADPKFFNPHPISSLSPKSKISDATCVPEETKNVGSNSINTCCTGDESKHVVLENRQYSVDNLKSGDMGEKMSGEEIPAVSGNIDQMIENDHEEKAANATGTSKDKVDPSDSIALENFAADTFNASEDSDIPSLNHKRSFEEHESSALGVEPKNTNLLQSTSGLQEKISASVISSSSGITPTIVTDNFDISEDKNGCSIGVSSVDSPALLAEKDLNMSTVNTEEPFKEGVKSALGDQHNGISSGSGQGGEMPAVPMDSKIAVYSGTVSATEREKFKEQPNSLGCLTTGETQDKSDSMDPTTASTLGGKVAVKIVKTPLNASDDLNAHMQDIVLNQGTDCSSGTVPSQGNEGSSLLEPGNGDGICTGVTCGSPSVISCAESCPQEGGHGSTALLHHTLCGQSEDPEDHGASVDGIQSSKQCNTRNIESAPGSQETSAAGGDRSFSFEVGAPPNVAEKAHSPVWSPFPKYITSQSSKMATENTQAGGSLKDTSDDSKKISTVESGKEQLSERKVTESSGGGLSDNCNIDDIIKGRSSPPRQHPIPECSVSSADLVNFPFTDPQHLQLRAQIFVYGALIQGTPPGEAYMVAAFGEPVGGGKPTWEAAWRAAFERFQYKKSPHVSLETPTSSLIGSSVPEKASKGTAITTVPASKKVGKTVAPAHPAVTLHSPTSDFPFGSSTFNLQRGTHLDFSQAVSPFAYNSHMRHPSPGVAPWYTQSPGPRPAAWLIPPQNLIFDSSMQPVIPTNETAKGASSKNISVSHTVSSGVLPSLAPSIVSSPIAVVSDGKQKAASSSKRGTTSQKSRKKKKASASSEQQPVIASPHLKMNMPSFTPAIKHTAGLTLCGSKPVPNMGQIASEHNYQITGGMDSDQRIIFSEQIRGAVEQSAAQAKSASIDSVEAVKHKEGIWSHLSTISRNKLPPKVEEKLTSVAAAAEAAVSVAKAAAEAAKMASEAALQAKMMADEALSSSISVMSMHHEADQYNVISSPPILSSSTPASSLKTKNKSHAPGSIISVAREAARKRVEEASAAAKRAENLDAILKAAELAAEAVFRAGTIIGMGEPLPFTLRELLEAGPNGYWKSASARNKSGSCNDNPVTETLEVDAPANFNKSGRKRGRKPKYDQALPNSEPSSSCKELQSYGIHSGVGHGVVEDVPITVSPNGNNVTSPINIIWNGIEKGSAVEVLSDKGGFGVAWFSAKVIDINGNNVFVNYDNHNGSGPHEEWVPLRQEGDKPPQIRLAHPATLSKFKTRKRLRETAGSCLWVIGDHVDAWVNNSCWREGVISQNYETDETKYDVHFSVGGGGESLVVDAWSLRPSRVWKDGQWVEWSHARERKSKSNKGDSPPEKRQRIDLLQTGGNLSVLGEVGGSSKDNNINNAKNPEELKPLSLSQGEIVFNIGKSVVENKSDSLAFRRPGLQKEGSKVVYGVPKHGKKKKFMEVSKHYDAGQSDKISEGNSSNRFVKHLMPQLPRPRENASKVDPIRGRRVGETRSRLPKPTKSHNVGASSVPGKDSLPMQMHVPNSGVSERSSSFAGSSTSTSNNEKPTSENNNPVLGVGLRTEVSSGPELQTASTVPSSKPNVSTTNRAKRKYVPTVSNTNRGILKTSEKSSSDSAEPRRTTSDSAEPRRSNRRIQPTSRLLEGLQSSLVISKVPGEKVHRSNYKSASSRGRTQAHG
- the LOC103637646 gene encoding uncharacterized protein isoform X3 — protein: MDHDDTDFQSQNFQLAGEGSNKFSSGLRPFALPKLDIEDQLQGHLRFDNLIDTEAFFSVQGHGNSWIEVLSTGSSVVDFSSSAAESCSISKTNNVWSEATSTESVEMLLKSVGENETTGDMDNNAHLKLSGMDSQIDQSSVHPKSSNSLPDSTVVPTEEDQSLSTHSRMTDDLDRSQISHSIMTADLSNTESQLEHFRPFLMDKKAEQAVDSVGEKCIAGEKLSSSNNAPGSYPAIDNYFGAGHDDRSLDKLNIPSTGVDSKNLNNEPFPELAPLQNIYTDSYHFKEDTTESEAGVTPQDSKFRHINENKVEGGLQELQSLSCAGQSLGAVNLSSQASNETLLSESSDGLLEAITNPVKMLHRSDDTCNKVNSTPQPSFSAVQHGAEGLENSVHRSNEFVVKEFSIGSNSLLSHQPEADPKFFNPHPISSLSPKSKISDATCVPEETKNVGSNSINTCCTGDESKHVVLENRQYSVDNLKSGDMGEKMSGEEIPAVSGNIDQMIENDHEEKAANATGTSKDKVDPSDSIALENFAADTFNASEDSDIPSLNHKRSFEEHESSALGVEPKNTNLLQSTSGLQEKISASVISSSSGITPTIVTDNFDISEDKNGCSIGVSSVDSPALLAEKDLNMSTVNTEEPFKEGVKSALGDQHNGISSGSGQGGEMPAVPMDSKIAVYSGTVSATEREKFKEQPNSLGCLTTGETQDKSDSMDPTTASTLGGKVAVKIVKTPLNASDDLNAHMQDIVLNQGTDCSSGTVPSQGNEGSSLLEPGNGDGICTGVTCGSPSVISCAESCPQEGGHGSTALLHHTLCGQSEDPEDHGASVDGIQSSKQCNTRNIESAPGSQETSAAGGDRSFSFEVGAPPNVAEKAHSPVWSPFPKYITSQSSKMATENTQAGGSLKDTSDDSKKISTVESGKEQLSERKVTESSGGGLSDNCNIDDIIKGRSSPPRQHPIPECSDLVNFPFTDPQHLQLRAQIFVYGALIQGTPPGEAYMVAAFGEPVGGGKPTWEAAWRAAFERFQYKKSPHVSLETPTSSLIGSSVPEKASKGTAITTVPASKKVGKTVAPAHPAVTLHSPTSDFPFGSSTFNLQRGTHLDFSQAVSPFAYNSHMRHPSPGVAPWYTQSPGPRPAAWLIPPQNLIFDSSMQPVIPTNETAKGASSKNISVSHTVSSGVLPSLAPSIVSSPIAVVSDGKQKAASSSKRGTTSQKSRKKKKASASSEQQPVIASPHLKMNMPSFTPAIKHTAGLTLCGSKPVPNMGQIASEHNYQITGGMDSDQRIIFSEQIRGAVEQSAAQAKSASIDSVEAVKHKEGIWSHLSTISRNKLPPKVEEKLTSVAAAAEAAVSVAKAAAEAAKMASEAALQAKMMADEALSSSISVMSMHHEADQYNVISSPPILSSSTPASSLKTKNKSHAPGSIISVAREAARKRVEEASAAAKRAENLDAILKAAELAAEAVFRAGTIIGMGEPLPFTLRELLEAGPNGYWKSASARNKSGSCNDNPVTETLEVDAPANFNKSGRKRGRKPKYDQALPNSEPSSSCKELQSYGIHSGVGHGVVEDVPITVSPNGNNVTSPINIIWNGIEKGSAVEVLSDKGGFGVAWFSAKVIDINGNNVFVNYDNHNGSGPHEEWVPLRQEGDKPPQIRLAHPATLSKFKTRKRLRETAGSCLWVIGDHVDAWVNNSCWREGVISQNYETDETKYDVHFSVGGGGESLVVDAWSLRPSRVWKDGQWVEWSHARERKSKSNKGDSPPEKRQRIDLLQTGGNLSVLGEVGGSSKDNNINNAKNPEELKPLSLSQGEIVFNIGKSVVENKSDSLAFRRPGLQKEGSKVVYGVPKHGKKKKFMEVSKHYDAGQSDKISEGNSSNRFVKHLMPQLPRPRENASKVDPIRGRRVGETRSRLPKPTKSHNVGASSVPGKDSLPMQMHVPNSGVSERSSSFAGSSTSTSNNEKPTSENNNPVLGVGLRTEVSSGPELQTASTVPSSKPNVSTTNRAKRKYVPTVSNTNRGILKTSEKSSSDSAEPRRTTSDSAEPRRSNRRIQPTSRLLEGLQSSLVISKVPGEKVHRSNYKSASSRGRTQAHG
- the LOC103637646 gene encoding uncharacterized protein isoform X2, encoding MDHDDTDFQSQNFQLAGEGSNKFSSGLRPFALPKLDIEDQLQGHLRFDNLIDTEAFFSVQGHGNSWIEVLSTGSSVVDFSSSAAESCSISKTNNVWSEATSTESVEMLLKSVGENETTGDMDNNAHLKLSGMDSQIDQSSVHPKSSNSLPDSTVVPTEEDQSLSTHSRMTDDLDRSQISHSIMTADLSNTESQLEHFRPFLMDKKAEQAVDSVGEKCIAGEKLSSSNNAPGSYPAIDNYFGAGHDDRSLDKLNIPSTGVDSKNLNNEPFPELAPLQNIYTDSYHFKEDTTESEAGVTPQDSKFRHINENKVEGGLQELQSLSCAGQSLGAVNLSSQASNETLLSESSDGLLEAITNPVKMLHRSDDTCNKVNSTPQPSFSAVQHGAEGLENSVHRSNEFVVKEFSIGSNSLLSHQPEADPKFFNPHPISSLSPKSKISDATCVPEETKNVGSNSINTCCTGDESKHVVLENRQYSVDNLKSGDMGEKMSGEEIPAVSGNIDQMIENDHEEKAANATGTSKDKVDPSDSIALENFAADTFNASEDSDIPSLNHKRSFEEHESSALGVEPKNTNLLQSTSGLQEKISASVISSSSGITPTIVTDNFDISEDKNGCSIGVSSVDSPALLAEKDLNMSTVNTEEPFKEGVKSALGDQHNGISSGSGQGGEMPAVPMDSKIAVYSGTVSATEREKFKEQPNSLGCLTTGETQDKSDSMDPTTASTLGGKVAVKIVKTPLNASDDLNAHMQDIVLNQGTDCSSGTVPSQGNEGSSLLEPGNGDGICTGVTCGSPSVISCAESCPQEGGHGSTALLHHTLCGQSEDPEDHGASVDGIQSSKQCNTRNIESAPGSQETSAAGGDRSFSFEVGAPPNVAEKAHSPVWSPFPKYITSQSSKMATENTQAGGSLKDTSDDSKKISTVESGKEQLSERKVTESSGGGLSDNCNIDDIIKGRSSPPRQHPIPECSVSSADLVNFPFTDPQHLQLRAQIFVYGALIQGTPPGEAYMVAAFGEPGGGKPTWEAAWRAAFERFQYKKSPHVSLETPTSSLIGSSVPEKASKGTAITTVPASKKVGKTVAPAHPAVTLHSPTSDFPFGSSTFNLQRGTHLDFSQAVSPFAYNSHMRHPSPGVAPWYTQSPGPRPAAWLIPPQNLIFDSSMQPVIPTNETAKGASSKNISVSHTVSSGVLPSLAPSIVSSPIAVVSDGKQKAASSSKRGTTSQKSRKKKKASASSEQQPVIASPHLKMNMPSFTPAIKHTAGLTLCGSKPVPNMGQIASEHNYQITGGMDSDQRIIFSEQIRGAVEQSAAQAKSASIDSVEAVKHKEGIWSHLSTISRNKLPPKVEEKLTSVAAAAEAAVSVAKAAAEAAKMASEAALQAKMMADEALSSSISVMSMHHEADQYNVISSPPILSSSTPASSLKTKNKSHAPGSIISVAREAARKRVEEASAAAKRAENLDAILKAAELAAEAVFRAGTIIGMGEPLPFTLRELLEAGPNGYWKSASARNKSGSCNDNPVTETLEVDAPANFNKSGRKRGRKPKYDQALPNSEPSSSCKELQSYGIHSGVGHGVVEDVPITVSPNGNNVTSPINIIWNGIEKGSAVEVLSDKGGFGVAWFSAKVIDINGNNVFVNYDNHNGSGPHEEWVPLRQEGDKPPQIRLAHPATLSKFKTRKRLRETAGSCLWVIGDHVDAWVNNSCWREGVISQNYETDETKYDVHFSVGGGGESLVVDAWSLRPSRVWKDGQWVEWSHARERKSKSNKGDSPPEKRQRIDLLQTGGNLSVLGEVGGSSKDNNINNAKNPEELKPLSLSQGEIVFNIGKSVVENKSDSLAFRRPGLQKEGSKVVYGVPKHGKKKKFMEVSKHYDAGQSDKISEGNSSNRFVKHLMPQLPRPRENASKVDPIRGRRVGETRSRLPKPTKSHNVGASSVPGKDSLPMQMHVPNSGVSERSSSFAGSSTSTSNNEKPTSENNNPVLGVGLRTEVSSGPELQTASTVPSSKPNVSTTNRAKRKYVPTVSNTNRGILKTSEKSSSDSAEPRRTTSDSAEPRRSNRRIQPTSRLLEGLQSSLVISKVPGEKVHRSNYKSASSRGRTQAHG
- the LOC103637646 gene encoding uncharacterized protein isoform X4, which gives rise to MDHDDTDFQSQNFQLAGEGSNKFSSGLRPFALPKLDIEDQLQGHLRFDNLIDTEAFFSVQGHGNSWIEVLSTGSSVVDFSSSAAESCSISKTNNVWSEATSTESVEMLLKSVGENETTGDMDNNAHLKLSGMDSQIDQSSVHPKSSNSLPDSTVVPTEEDQSLSTHSRMTDDLDRSQISHSIMTADLSNTESQLEHFRPFLMDKKAEQAVDSVGEKCIAGEKLSSSNNAPGSYPAIDNYFGAGHDDRSLDKLNIPSTGVDSKNLNNEPFPELAPLQNIYTDSYHFKEDTTESEAGVTPQDSKFRHINENKVEGGLQELQSLSCAGQSLGAVNLSSQASNETLLSESSDGLLEAITNPVKMLHRSDDTCNKVNSTPQPSFSAVQHGAEGLENSVHRSNEFVVKEFSIGSNSLLSHQPEADPKFFNPHPISSLSPKSKISDATCVPEETKNVGSNSINTCCTGDESKHVVLENRQYSVDNLKSGDMGEKMSGEEIPAVSGNIDQMIENDHEEKAANATGTSKDKVDPSDSIALENFAADTFNASEDSDIPSLNHKRSFEEHESSALGVEPKNTNLLQSTSGLQEKISASVISSSSGITPTIVTDNFDISEDKNGCSIGVSSVDSPALLAEKDLNMSTVNTEEPFKEGVKSALGDQHNGISSGSGQGGEMPAVPMDSKIAVYSGTVSATEREKFKEQPNSLGCLTTGETQDKSDSMDPTTASTLGGKVAVKIVKTPLNASDDLNAHMQDIVLNQGTDCSSGTVPSQGNEGSSLLEPGNGDGICTGVTCGSPSVISCAESCPQEGGHGSTALLHHTLCGQSEDPEDHGASVDGIQSSKQCNTRNIESAPGSQETSAAGGDRSFSFEVGAPPNVAEKAHSPVWSPFPKYITSQSSKMATENTQAGGSLKDTSDDSKKISTVESGKEQLSERKVTESSGGGLSDNCNIDDIIKGRSSPPRQHPIPECSDLVNFPFTDPQHLQLRAQIFVYGALIQGTPPGEAYMVAAFGEPGGGKPTWEAAWRAAFERFQYKKSPHVSLETPTSSLIGSSVPEKASKGTAITTVPASKKVGKTVAPAHPAVTLHSPTSDFPFGSSTFNLQRGTHLDFSQAVSPFAYNSHMRHPSPGVAPWYTQSPGPRPAAWLIPPQNLIFDSSMQPVIPTNETAKGASSKNISVSHTVSSGVLPSLAPSIVSSPIAVVSDGKQKAASSSKRGTTSQKSRKKKKASASSEQQPVIASPHLKMNMPSFTPAIKHTAGLTLCGSKPVPNMGQIASEHNYQITGGMDSDQRIIFSEQIRGAVEQSAAQAKSASIDSVEAVKHKEGIWSHLSTISRNKLPPKVEEKLTSVAAAAEAAVSVAKAAAEAAKMASEAALQAKMMADEALSSSISVMSMHHEADQYNVISSPPILSSSTPASSLKTKNKSHAPGSIISVAREAARKRVEEASAAAKRAENLDAILKAAELAAEAVFRAGTIIGMGEPLPFTLRELLEAGPNGYWKSASARNKSGSCNDNPVTETLEVDAPANFNKSGRKRGRKPKYDQALPNSEPSSSCKELQSYGIHSGVGHGVVEDVPITVSPNGNNVTSPINIIWNGIEKGSAVEVLSDKGGFGVAWFSAKVIDINGNNVFVNYDNHNGSGPHEEWVPLRQEGDKPPQIRLAHPATLSKFKTRKRLRETAGSCLWVIGDHVDAWVNNSCWREGVISQNYETDETKYDVHFSVGGGGESLVVDAWSLRPSRVWKDGQWVEWSHARERKSKSNKGDSPPEKRQRIDLLQTGGNLSVLGEVGGSSKDNNINNAKNPEELKPLSLSQGEIVFNIGKSVVENKSDSLAFRRPGLQKEGSKVVYGVPKHGKKKKFMEVSKHYDAGQSDKISEGNSSNRFVKHLMPQLPRPRENASKVDPIRGRRVGETRSRLPKPTKSHNVGASSVPGKDSLPMQMHVPNSGVSERSSSFAGSSTSTSNNEKPTSENNNPVLGVGLRTEVSSGPELQTASTVPSSKPNVSTTNRAKRKYVPTVSNTNRGILKTSEKSSSDSAEPRRTTSDSAEPRRSNRRIQPTSRLLEGLQSSLVISKVPGEKVHRSNYKSASSRGRTQAHG